The proteins below are encoded in one region of Triticum aestivum cultivar Chinese Spring chromosome 1B, IWGSC CS RefSeq v2.1, whole genome shotgun sequence:
- the LOC123134702 gene encoding probable serine/threonine-protein kinase At1g01540 produces MAGRERSARAMSSSPPPPPLLTNELSRRTPVLGLRLWVLVGLAVGAAFLLLLALISVHLAVAARRRRPKGKTAAAAPAPLSPATIPPVSKEIQEVAVHVGSLRHYLEMGAAYLKDGSKDGGDSLCGSVAHGSQRVHIEAGKDRRMVAADAEAGSVQSDPASSVGVGPEVSHLGWGHWYTLRELDEATAGFAPDRVVGEGGYGIVYLGVFADGRQVAVKNLLNNRGQAEREFTVEVEAIGRVRHKNLVRLLGYCVEGAHRILVYEYVDNGNLEQWLHGDVGPVSPLSWDARMDIVLGTAKGITYLHEGLEPKVVHRDIKSSNILLDKRWNSKVSDFGLAKLLGSDSNYVTTRVMGTFGYVAPEYASTGMLNERSDVYSFGVLIMEIISGRCPVDYARPPTEVNLVEWLKKMVSNRDYEAVLDPKLPEKPTSKALKKALLVALRCVDPDSQKRPKMGHAIHMLEVDDFPYREDRRTLRPCQGSPLEKSRKPVTESGHSSCYDGNSSTAATTPSRFQ; encoded by the exons ATGGCCGGGCGTGAACGGAGCGCGCGCGCaatgtcgtcgtcgccgcctcccccgccgctGCTGACCAACGAGCTGTCgcgcaggacgccggtgctggGGCTGCGCCTCTGGGTGCTCGTCGGCCTCGCGGTCGGCGccgccttcctgctcctcctcgcgcTCATCTCGGTCCACCTCgccgtggcggcgcggcggcgccgtCCCAAGGGGAAGACGGCGGCCGCGGCGCCGGCGCCGCTGTCGCCCGCGACCATCCCGCCGGTGTCCAAGGAGATCCAGGAGGTGGCCGTCCACGTGGGCTCCCTCCGCCACTACCTCGAGATGGGCGCCGCGTACCTCAAGGACGGCAGCAAGGACGGCGGCGACTCGCTGTGCGGCAGCGTGGCGCACGGGTCGCAGCGCGTGCACATCGAGGCCGGCAAGGACCGGCGCAtggtggcggcggacgcggaggccgGGTCCGTGCAGTCCGACCCGGCGTCGTCCGTGGGGGTGGGGCCCGAGGTGTCGCACCTCGGGTGGGGCCACTGGTACACGCTCCGGGAGCTGGACGAGGCCACGGCCGGCTTCGCCCCCGACCGCGTCGTCGGCGAGGGCGGCTACGGCATCGTCTACCTCGGCGTCTTTGCCGACGGCCGCCAGGTCGCCGTCAAGAATCTCCTCAACAACAG GGGGCAGGCGGAGAGGGAGTTCACGGTGGAGGTGGAGGCGATCGGCCGCGTCCGCCACAAGAACCTCGTCCGGCTGCTGGGCTACTGCGTCGAGGGAGCGCACCG GATCCTGGTGTACGAGTACGTCGACAATGGCAACCTGGAGCAGTGGCTTCACGGCGACGTCGGGCCCGTCAGCCCGCTCTCCTGGGACGCCCGGATGGACATCGTGCTCGGGACAGCCAAAGG GATCACGTACCTGCACGAGGGGCTGGAGCCCAAGGTGGTGCACAGGGACATCAAGTCCAGCAACATACTGCTGGACAAGCGGTGGAACTCCAAGGTCTCCGACTTCGGCCTCGCCAAGCTCCTCGGCTCCGACAGCAACTACGTCACCACCAGAGTCATGGGAACATTTGG CTACGTGGCGCCGGAGTACGCGAGCACCGGCATGCTGAACGAGAGgagcgacgtgtacagcttcggggTGCTCATCATGGAGATCATCTCCGGCCGATGCCCGGTCGACTACGCTAGGCCTCCCACGGAG GTGAATCTGGTGGAGTGGCTGAAGAAGATGGTGAGCAACAGGGACTACGAGGCCGTTCTGGACCCGAAACTGCCGGAGAAGCCGACCTCcaaggccctgaagaaggcgctccTGGTGGCGCTGAGGTGCGTGGATCCCGACTCGCAGAAGCGGCCCAAGATGGGGCATGCCATCCACATGCTCGAGGTCGACGACTTCCCCTACCGAGAA